In a genomic window of Flavobacteriales bacterium:
- a CDS encoding glycosyltransferase family 9 protein, whose amino-acid sequence MCGARAYSTCVIVAARAPASPRSARPSPSRRARPIRHLNRGPSSEGLAVLFVQALPSPPTLPAVKRFLVIQTAFLGDAVLATALLEKLIAFFPNASIDLVVRKGNEGLFTGHPFLNRIHVWDKRQGKTRGLFRVIGELRKTEYDHIINCQRFFSTGLMTILARGKEKIGYDKNPLSFLFTRKVKHVIGDGRHEVDRLNGLIEHLTDGSRPMPALHPEPGEIDDLKAEIALGTKGGNVGYVTIAPASVWFTKQWPEQKWTELIKAMPPEDRVLLIGAPGDAGLCERIAKGAGRGEVLAGKLSLLGTAALMKGATMNFVNDSAPLHIASAMNAPVTAIFCSTVPAFGFGPLHANGRVMETSEKLDCRPCGLHGHKACPKGHFKCATGIEARTAIF is encoded by the coding sequence ATGTGCGGCGCGCGCGCATATTCTACCTGCGTGATCGTCGCGGCAAGAGCGCCCGCATCACCGAGAAGCGCCAGGCCCTCGCCGAGCAGAAGAGCTAGGCCCATACGGCATCTGAACAGAGGACCGTCGAGCGAAGGCTTGGCGGTCCTCTTCGTTCAGGCCCTGCCCTCCCCGCCTACCTTGCCCGCCGTGAAGCGATTCCTGGTGATCCAGACCGCCTTCCTGGGCGATGCCGTTCTGGCCACAGCCCTGCTGGAGAAGCTCATCGCTTTCTTCCCCAATGCCTCCATCGACCTTGTGGTGCGCAAGGGAAACGAGGGCTTGTTCACCGGGCATCCGTTCCTGAACAGGATCCACGTCTGGGATAAGCGCCAGGGCAAGACGCGCGGCCTCTTTCGCGTGATCGGAGAGCTTCGCAAGACCGAATACGACCACATCATCAACTGCCAGCGCTTCTTCAGCACAGGCTTGATGACCATCCTCGCCCGTGGCAAGGAGAAGATCGGCTACGACAAGAACCCGCTGAGCTTCCTGTTCACGCGCAAGGTGAAGCACGTTATCGGCGATGGCCGGCACGAGGTGGACCGATTGAACGGACTGATCGAGCACCTGACTGATGGATCGCGACCGATGCCCGCCCTGCATCCCGAACCGGGGGAGATCGATGATCTCAAGGCCGAGATCGCTCTGGGCACCAAGGGTGGAAATGTGGGTTACGTGACCATTGCGCCCGCTTCAGTTTGGTTCACGAAACAGTGGCCGGAGCAGAAGTGGACCGAGTTGATCAAGGCCATGCCTCCGGAGGATCGCGTGCTGCTCATCGGTGCGCCCGGTGATGCCGGGCTTTGCGAGCGCATCGCGAAAGGCGCTGGCCGCGGTGAAGTGCTGGCGGGCAAGCTCTCCCTGCTCGGCACTGCCGCCCTGATGAAGGGCGCAACCATGAACTTCGTGAACGACAGCGCGCCCCTGCACATCGCCAGCGCCATGAACGCGCCGGTGACAGCCATCTTCTGCAGCACGGTGCCGGCCTTCGGCTTCGGGCCGCTGCACGCCAACGGCCGCGTGATGGAAACCAGCGAGAAGCTCGATTGCCGGCCGTGCGGGCTCCATGGGCACAAGGCCTGTCCGAAGGGGCATTTCAAGTGCGCTACGGGCATCGAGGCCCGAACCGCCATTTTCTGA
- a CDS encoding MMPL family transporter, whose product MEARIRSIERWLTPRHARFALVTLALLTLAFGVALRDVRLDHDFERFFPTDDPELDRYLGFRERFGGDDDFLLIGAAHSPSVFDSAFLARFDALADALSEADHVRKVTSVTNSEEPRLTPVGLFAVPWLRWEADSLLRVDSARVWNDPLLREAHFAPDAGAMLMVLRAEPGLSKERSDALFLAVQSAVEASGLENVRMGGRIHGQYWYIQKMQRELVLFFSVSVALLAIFLAAGFRTWWGVVVPITVVGLSVLWQVGIMTLMGKPLTVLTMLLPTILFVVGMSDVVHILQRYIEALRSGQAKARALAITYYEVGLATFLTSLTTAIGFATLVSSGIQPIREFGVFTGIGVFVAFSLAFTLLPALLLLLPTPVQAGVRIEASTWHWPLHRLLRFVLKRRAWIVAGSAILFVACLPAIQLLKVDNHLLEDWPDDDPQKQDYFWFEERFGGVRPFELEVEATKGDAWSLAALREMDRAESYLRSEYGVSAVMSPSVLMKAMNKAANGGDPAFFTLPEDEAVAHRLARMARTALGPALLASLVDSTGTRARIAGRVRDEGGHVFRQRNAALSHFLSANSSETRMWQTGMAFLIDRNNEKLSNQLLMGLSIAFVLIAAIMAWVFRDARMTIVALLPNVLPLVMVAALMAFSGIAIKVSTAIIFTIAFGIAVDDTIHLLGKLRIELRKGRSVPLAMKRAFLSTGKAVLITSIMLCSGFVSLVFSGFASVFYMGLLVSSTLAFALAADLLLLPVLVIALIRARRIQA is encoded by the coding sequence ATGGAAGCGCGAATACGAAGCATCGAGCGGTGGCTCACTCCGCGCCACGCGCGTTTCGCCCTTGTCACGCTCGCGCTGCTCACCTTGGCCTTCGGGGTCGCGCTGCGCGATGTCCGCCTCGACCACGACTTCGAGCGCTTCTTCCCCACCGACGACCCCGAACTCGACCGCTATCTCGGCTTCCGCGAGCGTTTCGGCGGCGATGATGACTTCCTGCTGATCGGCGCAGCGCATTCGCCATCGGTCTTCGACAGCGCCTTCCTGGCCCGCTTCGATGCGCTTGCCGATGCGCTCAGTGAAGCGGACCATGTGCGCAAGGTGACCTCGGTCACGAACTCGGAAGAGCCCCGGCTCACGCCCGTCGGGCTCTTCGCGGTGCCTTGGCTGCGCTGGGAAGCGGATAGCCTTTTGAGGGTCGACAGCGCGCGCGTGTGGAATGACCCGTTGCTGCGCGAGGCCCATTTCGCGCCCGACGCCGGAGCCATGCTCATGGTGCTGCGCGCAGAGCCCGGCCTGAGCAAGGAGCGCAGCGATGCACTGTTCCTTGCTGTGCAAAGCGCAGTTGAAGCAAGCGGCTTGGAGAACGTGCGGATGGGCGGCCGCATCCACGGCCAGTACTGGTACATCCAGAAGATGCAGCGCGAGCTGGTGCTCTTCTTCTCGGTCTCGGTGGCGCTGCTCGCGATCTTCCTGGCGGCTGGCTTCCGCACCTGGTGGGGCGTCGTGGTGCCCATCACCGTCGTAGGCCTCTCGGTGCTCTGGCAAGTGGGGATCATGACGCTCATGGGCAAACCGCTCACGGTGCTGACCATGCTCTTGCCGACGATCCTGTTCGTGGTGGGCATGAGCGACGTGGTGCACATCCTGCAGCGCTACATCGAGGCCTTGCGCAGCGGCCAGGCGAAAGCCCGCGCGCTGGCGATCACCTACTACGAAGTGGGCCTCGCCACGTTCCTCACATCGCTCACCACGGCCATCGGCTTCGCCACGCTCGTGTCCAGCGGGATCCAGCCCATACGCGAGTTCGGCGTCTTCACGGGCATCGGCGTTTTCGTGGCCTTCTCATTGGCCTTCACCTTGCTCCCGGCGCTGCTTCTGCTGCTGCCCACGCCCGTGCAGGCCGGCGTGCGCATCGAGGCGAGCACCTGGCATTGGCCGCTGCACCGGCTCCTACGGTTCGTGCTGAAGCGCCGTGCATGGATCGTGGCAGGCTCGGCCATCCTCTTCGTCGCCTGCTTGCCTGCCATCCAGCTCCTGAAGGTCGACAACCACTTGCTCGAGGATTGGCCCGATGATGATCCGCAGAAGCAGGATTACTTCTGGTTCGAGGAGCGGTTCGGCGGCGTGCGGCCCTTCGAATTGGAAGTGGAGGCCACGAAGGGCGATGCCTGGAGCCTTGCTGCCTTGCGCGAGATGGACCGCGCCGAATCGTACCTGCGAAGCGAATACGGCGTGAGCGCGGTGATGTCCCCATCGGTGCTGATGAAGGCGATGAACAAGGCGGCCAATGGTGGCGATCCCGCATTCTTCACGCTGCCCGAGGACGAAGCGGTTGCGCACCGCCTGGCGCGCATGGCCCGGACAGCGCTCGGCCCAGCTCTGCTTGCTTCTCTGGTGGACAGCACGGGGACTCGTGCCCGGATCGCGGGACGGGTCCGGGACGAGGGCGGCCACGTGTTCCGCCAGCGCAATGCCGCGCTCAGCCATTTCCTCAGCGCGAACAGCTCTGAGACACGCATGTGGCAGACCGGCATGGCTTTCCTGATCGACCGGAACAATGAGAAGCTCAGCAACCAGCTGCTCATGGGATTGAGCATTGCTTTCGTCCTGATCGCAGCGATCATGGCTTGGGTGTTCCGCGACGCGCGCATGACCATCGTGGCGCTCTTGCCGAATGTGCTTCCCCTGGTCATGGTTGCGGCGCTCATGGCCTTCTCGGGCATCGCCATCAAGGTGAGCACCGCCATCATCTTCACCATCGCCTTCGGCATCGCTGTGGACGACACGATCCATCTGCTGGGCAAGCTCCGGATCGAGCTGCGCAAGGGGCGTTCGGTGCCATTGGCGATGAAGCGCGCCTTCCTCTCCACGGGCAAGGCCGTGCTCATCACCAGCATCATGCTCTGCTCGGGCTTCGTCTCACTGGTGTTCAGCGGCTTCGCCAGCGTGTTCTACATGGGTTTGCTGGTGAGCAGCACGCTCGCCTTCGCGCTGGCTGCGGACCTGCTTCTGCTGCCTGTTCTTGTCATTGCCTTGATCCGCGCACGTAGGATCCAGGCCTGA
- a CDS encoding WG repeat-containing protein — protein MYRERTASRDLASFRAFLIEHPDNPWVQQAEDEVFRLSTPGRTMEEYAAFIRENPRNRRVNDAWRAIYEQYTRDLSTDAITRFLQKYPDYPFVEELVGDYKTASLFLLPFRRDSLWGYVDDDGNERIKADLEWAEPFAGAQALVGRAGRTGTINRSGRVVVPIEYDEVSDPVEGTSTVERSGRVGAVDRNGDLVVPMTFTDVGEFSGGLAYAQRDDAYGFINPRGEVVIPFSFVSAGTFRNGLAVVEQEEGFGVIDAKGGVVVPAEYDWIEGFDGAVSRARKDGRTGLISPFGDVLVPLRYDHIGPFRDGLALVVEGKRCGYITPTGSIAIPLEYEATDDVAGWGDFTNGLAEVQSAGKRCLINTRNERVLPCVFSDIGPATGALIPVRKKGKWGYSDRNGNVLFDNRYEQAGEMSDGIARVRQGALFGLIDSTGKEIVPPGFSNLVATDFGFWLATGTEGTGLLRANGKVALALRYDGVKLMRDDIARVERDGRIGYVRLTDGRAIWKEEGLEVP, from the coding sequence GTGTACCGGGAGCGCACGGCAAGCCGCGACCTCGCTTCATTCCGCGCCTTCCTGATCGAGCACCCCGATAACCCATGGGTGCAGCAGGCCGAGGACGAGGTGTTCCGCCTGAGCACGCCCGGCCGCACGATGGAAGAGTACGCGGCATTCATCCGTGAGAATCCGCGCAACCGCAGGGTGAACGATGCCTGGCGCGCCATCTATGAGCAGTACACGCGCGACCTCAGCACCGATGCCATCACGCGTTTCCTGCAGAAGTACCCCGACTACCCGTTCGTGGAGGAGCTCGTGGGCGACTACAAGACCGCGAGCCTTTTCCTGCTGCCGTTCCGCCGGGACAGCCTATGGGGCTATGTCGATGATGATGGCAATGAGCGCATCAAGGCCGATCTGGAATGGGCAGAGCCTTTCGCAGGCGCGCAAGCCCTGGTGGGCCGCGCCGGACGGACCGGCACCATCAACCGCAGCGGTCGCGTGGTGGTGCCCATCGAGTACGACGAGGTGTCGGACCCGGTGGAGGGCACCAGCACCGTGGAGCGCAGCGGCCGGGTGGGCGCTGTTGACCGCAACGGCGACCTGGTGGTGCCCATGACCTTCACGGATGTGGGCGAATTCAGCGGCGGGCTGGCTTACGCGCAGCGCGATGACGCTTACGGCTTCATCAACCCGCGCGGAGAGGTGGTGATCCCGTTCAGCTTCGTTTCGGCGGGTACTTTCCGGAATGGATTGGCCGTGGTGGAGCAAGAGGAAGGCTTCGGTGTCATCGATGCCAAGGGCGGGGTGGTTGTTCCGGCGGAATACGATTGGATCGAAGGGTTCGATGGAGCGGTGAGCCGCGCGCGGAAGGATGGCAGGACAGGCCTCATCAGCCCTTTCGGCGATGTGCTTGTCCCGCTGCGCTACGATCACATCGGACCTTTCCGCGACGGCCTCGCCTTGGTCGTTGAAGGGAAGCGCTGCGGCTATATCACGCCAACGGGCAGCATAGCGATCCCCCTTGAGTACGAGGCCACCGACGATGTGGCAGGGTGGGGCGATTTCACGAACGGCCTTGCAGAGGTGCAGAGCGCGGGCAAGCGGTGCCTGATCAACACGCGCAACGAACGCGTGCTGCCTTGCGTGTTCTCCGATATCGGCCCAGCCACCGGCGCCTTGATCCCTGTCCGCAAGAAGGGTAAATGGGGCTATTCGGACCGGAACGGAAACGTGCTCTTCGATAACCGCTACGAACAGGCGGGCGAAATGTCGGACGGCATCGCTCGCGTGCGGCAAGGCGCGCTCTTCGGCTTGATCGACAGCACCGGCAAGGAGATCGTGCCGCCGGGTTTCAGCAACCTTGTTGCAACGGACTTCGGCTTCTGGCTCGCCACCGGCACAGAGGGAACAGGCCTGCTTCGCGCCAACGGAAAGGTGGCCTTGGCGCTTCGTTACGATGGCGTGAAGCTCATGCGCGACGATATCGCGCGCGTTGAGCGCGATGGCCGCATCGGATACGTGCGCCTCACCGATGGCCGCGCGATCTGGAAGGAGGAGGGACTGGAGGTGCCGTGA
- a CDS encoding gliding motility-associated C-terminal domain-containing protein, whose translation MISRITIALALIASACPLLAQPPACSIVLGPDETICQGETVQLNGPPGFPTYSWSNGDATQNTTVGAAGVYTCTVSYPTGNLAVNPNFSSGNTGFTSMFNYAQPLTTDGNYWIGSNANLLHNQWQGTGNGSFLMVNAGWMHPGFRFWCQTHPVCPGQTYTISFRAMSLATQGPPILAVFVNGSWTGDDMQLPSQQGVWQQFSTTWTAPAGVTSADFCVQVSSGHGIGNDFGFDDVSLSATVTLSDDVEVFVTPLPAFDLGPNVTLCDGETLVLDATVPGGSYLWQDGSTDPTYTVSSAGNYSVTVTANNCTATDAITIGYNPLPVFDLGPDLQLCTGDLAVVDATTPGATYSWMDGSSGATHGVNANGIYGVTVTVNGCSAYDEVVVDYNPLPVVNLGPDQQICAGQQVLLDATEPGATYLWNDGSAGATLTAASTGTYSVTVTLNNCSASDAMDLVVIPLPVVDLGPDQTVCPGTSITLDATLPGAAYAWSNGSGSPSITVSAPGTYSVDVTVNGCSASDALDLVNFSLPVFTLGPDQTICAGDVATFSATVAGASYEWSSGSAANSITTGNAGIYWLDVTTNGCTVRDSVLLTVTPLPLVDLGPDLSLCPGLNATLDATVAGGTYAWSTGGVTPSITVGPGNYDVTVTANGCSASDAIIIGAFPAAQVDLGTDLTLCPGDQVLLDVAQPGASYLWHDGSTAASYTAQSAGVVSVQLTDANGCVATDAINVAVQAPLPVNLGPDADICQGDQVLLDATTPGATAYLWSTGEITPTITVSSTGNYDVTVSQGTCAVSDAIQVTAQPLPVIDLGPDQTICTGDAVTLDASLAGAGYAWSTGAITSSIVVTTGGAYSVTLTNLAGCTYSDQITIVEATADAIDLGPDLVLCDGESAILSAALPGANYLWSTGATSEAITASTSGTYWVQATQGLCSVSDTVLIAVLPMPQVQLPPDQQLCDGESLILDATWPGASYQWSTGESSSSITVQASGSYSVVVDLNGCTATDAVDVAFTVPQAFDLGPDQSLCAGDQATFDPGIAGAIYLWSTGSNAPTITVNASGSYWVQITQGTCVESDTVDVVVLDPGAIELGPAISACDGETVLLDASLPNATYAWSTGATTPTLDVTDSGTYSVTATVGLCSASDDVTVTFLPLPVFDIGPDQSICPGAAATFDATTPNASYLWQDGSTAPTYTLYGEGPVSVTVTVTGCSEDDSANVIALPAPVVNLGNDTTLCSGASLTLSAAQPNAAYAWSTGASTSTISVNAAGTYTVSVDLNGCTASDAINVSVFDPVGLDLGDDQLLCPGESATLAANIVGQYEWSNGAVTASISASSAGTYWVNVTQAACVATDTVVVAFVPLGAPELGAPITLCEGDSIRLSVPPSSASVQWSTGATGDTITVSSSGTYSVTLALQGCSASDEVPVTVLDFIDAITLGTDSTFCPDAPLVLDTGLPDAAHEWSTGSTESFITVSSAGLYTVEVTSDCIDATASIRVVEGICGPIIHVPNTVTPNNDGKNDVFGASYYGPMRDFTLEIFDRWGERIASLDHPDKTWDCTAGGAPVPDGVYVWKIRYRARAEDGAKAEELIGHVNVLR comes from the coding sequence ATGATCAGCAGGATAACCATCGCACTGGCGCTGATCGCCTCAGCATGCCCGCTGCTGGCTCAGCCACCGGCCTGCTCCATCGTGCTGGGTCCCGATGAGACCATCTGCCAGGGTGAAACGGTGCAGCTCAACGGCCCGCCCGGCTTCCCGACCTACAGCTGGAGCAATGGTGACGCGACGCAGAACACCACGGTAGGCGCCGCCGGGGTGTACACCTGCACGGTGAGCTACCCCACGGGAAACCTCGCGGTGAATCCCAATTTCAGCAGCGGCAATACGGGATTCACCAGCATGTTCAACTATGCCCAGCCGCTCACCACGGATGGCAATTACTGGATCGGCAGCAACGCCAACCTCTTGCACAACCAGTGGCAAGGCACGGGCAATGGATCCTTCCTGATGGTGAACGCGGGCTGGATGCACCCGGGCTTCCGCTTCTGGTGCCAGACCCATCCGGTGTGCCCCGGCCAGACCTACACCATCAGCTTCCGAGCGATGTCACTGGCCACGCAAGGCCCGCCGATCCTCGCCGTGTTCGTGAATGGCAGCTGGACCGGGGATGACATGCAGCTGCCCAGCCAGCAAGGCGTTTGGCAGCAATTCAGCACCACTTGGACCGCTCCTGCTGGCGTCACGAGCGCCGATTTCTGCGTGCAAGTGAGCAGCGGACACGGCATCGGCAACGACTTCGGGTTCGATGACGTGAGCCTCAGCGCCACGGTGACCCTCAGCGACGATGTCGAGGTCTTCGTGACACCGCTCCCCGCCTTCGATCTTGGACCGAACGTCACACTATGCGATGGCGAGACCCTCGTGCTCGATGCCACCGTGCCCGGAGGAAGCTATCTCTGGCAGGATGGGAGCACCGATCCCACCTACACGGTGAGCAGCGCCGGGAACTACAGCGTCACGGTCACCGCCAACAACTGCACGGCCACTGACGCCATCACCATTGGCTACAACCCATTGCCGGTCTTCGACCTGGGCCCCGACCTGCAATTGTGCACAGGCGACTTAGCCGTGGTGGATGCCACGACGCCTGGCGCCACCTACAGCTGGATGGATGGCAGCAGCGGGGCCACGCACGGCGTGAATGCCAATGGCATCTACGGCGTCACGGTCACCGTGAACGGATGCTCGGCCTACGACGAAGTGGTGGTGGACTACAATCCGTTGCCGGTGGTGAACCTCGGTCCCGACCAGCAGATCTGCGCGGGCCAGCAAGTGCTGCTCGATGCCACGGAGCCCGGCGCCACCTATCTGTGGAATGATGGATCGGCCGGCGCAACGCTCACGGCCGCATCAACCGGAACGTATTCGGTAACGGTGACGCTGAACAACTGCTCCGCCTCCGATGCGATGGACCTGGTGGTGATCCCGCTGCCCGTGGTGGATCTGGGACCGGATCAGACCGTTTGCCCCGGAACGAGCATCACGCTGGATGCGACATTACCCGGCGCTGCTTATGCATGGAGCAACGGTTCCGGTTCGCCTTCGATCACGGTGAGCGCGCCCGGCACCTACAGCGTTGATGTCACGGTGAACGGGTGCAGCGCGAGCGATGCCTTGGACCTCGTGAACTTCAGCCTGCCCGTGTTCACGCTCGGCCCTGACCAGACGATCTGCGCGGGCGATGTCGCCACCTTCAGCGCGACCGTGGCTGGAGCGAGCTATGAATGGAGCTCGGGATCCGCGGCGAATTCCATCACCACCGGCAACGCAGGCATCTACTGGCTCGACGTGACCACCAACGGCTGCACCGTGCGCGATAGCGTGCTGCTCACGGTAACTCCCCTGCCACTCGTGGATCTCGGCCCCGACCTCAGCCTTTGCCCCGGACTAAACGCCACCTTGGATGCAACGGTAGCCGGCGGCACCTACGCTTGGAGCACGGGCGGTGTGACACCGAGCATCACGGTGGGACCGGGCAACTACGATGTGACGGTGACGGCCAATGGCTGCAGCGCGAGCGATGCGATCATCATCGGCGCATTCCCCGCCGCGCAAGTGGATCTTGGAACCGACCTCACGCTATGCCCCGGCGATCAGGTGCTGCTGGATGTGGCGCAGCCCGGTGCCAGCTACCTATGGCACGATGGAAGCACGGCCGCGAGCTACACGGCGCAAAGCGCTGGCGTGGTGAGCGTGCAGCTAACCGATGCGAATGGCTGCGTGGCCACGGATGCCATCAACGTGGCCGTGCAAGCGCCGCTCCCAGTGAACCTCGGGCCGGATGCCGATATCTGTCAAGGCGATCAGGTCCTGCTGGATGCCACTACGCCGGGCGCAACGGCCTACCTCTGGAGCACCGGTGAGATCACCCCCACCATCACCGTTTCCAGCACCGGCAATTACGATGTCACGGTTTCGCAAGGCACCTGTGCTGTCTCAGACGCCATTCAAGTGACCGCCCAGCCCTTGCCGGTGATCGACCTCGGCCCGGATCAGACCATCTGCACCGGCGATGCCGTCACCCTCGATGCATCGTTGGCCGGTGCGGGCTACGCGTGGAGCACCGGTGCCATCACCTCATCCATCGTGGTGACCACTGGCGGTGCGTACAGCGTCACCCTCACGAACCTGGCGGGATGCACTTACTCCGATCAGATCACGATCGTGGAAGCCACGGCTGATGCGATCGACCTGGGCCCGGACCTGGTGCTCTGCGATGGGGAGTCGGCGATCCTGAGCGCTGCACTGCCCGGCGCGAATTACCTCTGGAGCACTGGCGCCACCAGTGAGGCGATCACCGCCAGCACATCCGGCACCTATTGGGTGCAGGCCACGCAAGGCCTGTGCAGCGTGAGCGATACCGTGCTCATCGCGGTGCTCCCCATGCCCCAAGTGCAGTTGCCACCCGACCAGCAGCTCTGCGATGGCGAATCCTTGATCCTTGATGCGACCTGGCCCGGGGCGAGCTATCAATGGAGCACGGGAGAGAGCAGCTCGAGCATCACGGTGCAAGCAAGCGGCAGCTACAGCGTGGTGGTGGACCTCAATGGCTGCACGGCCACGGACGCCGTCGATGTGGCCTTCACCGTGCCACAGGCATTCGATCTGGGTCCTGACCAGAGCCTCTGCGCAGGCGACCAAGCCACCTTCGACCCGGGCATCGCCGGGGCCATCTATCTGTGGAGCACCGGCAGCAATGCGCCCACGATCACCGTGAATGCCTCGGGAAGCTATTGGGTGCAGATCACCCAAGGAACGTGCGTGGAATCGGATACCGTAGACGTGGTGGTGCTCGACCCCGGCGCCATTGAATTGGGCCCGGCCATCTCAGCGTGCGATGGAGAGACCGTCCTGCTGGATGCCAGCCTGCCCAATGCGACGTATGCATGGAGCACGGGCGCAACGACGCCGACCCTTGACGTGACGGATAGCGGAACCTATAGCGTCACCGCTACCGTTGGCTTGTGCAGCGCGAGCGATGACGTGACCGTCACCTTCCTGCCCTTGCCGGTGTTCGATATCGGTCCTGACCAGTCCATCTGCCCGGGTGCGGCGGCCACCTTCGATGCCACCACGCCGAACGCCAGCTACCTCTGGCAGGACGGCAGCACGGCTCCCACCTACACGCTCTATGGCGAGGGACCAGTGAGCGTGACCGTGACGGTGACGGGTTGCTCTGAAGATGATTCCGCGAACGTGATCGCGCTGCCTGCGCCCGTCGTCAACTTAGGAAATGACACCACGCTTTGCTCAGGAGCAAGCCTCACGCTCTCTGCTGCCCAGCCGAATGCCGCCTACGCATGGAGCACGGGTGCGAGCACGTCCACCATCTCGGTGAATGCGGCCGGCACCTACACCGTGAGCGTGGACCTGAACGGATGCACGGCGAGCGACGCGATCAACGTGAGCGTCTTCGACCCTGTCGGGCTCGATCTCGGCGATGATCAGTTGCTCTGCCCCGGCGAGAGCGCCACGCTCGCGGCCAACATCGTCGGACAATACGAATGGAGCAATGGCGCTGTGACCGCAAGCATCAGCGCAAGCAGCGCCGGCACCTATTGGGTGAACGTGACGCAGGCCGCCTGCGTGGCCACCGATACCGTGGTGGTGGCTTTTGTGCCGCTTGGTGCTCCTGAGCTCGGGGCACCGATCACGCTCTGTGAAGGAGACAGCATCCGACTCTCCGTTCCGCCATCTTCGGCAAGCGTGCAGTGGAGCACCGGCGCCACCGGCGATACGATCACCGTGAGCAGCAGCGGCACTTATTCGGTCACGCTCGCGCTCCAGGGCTGCTCGGCGTCCGACGAGGTACCGGTGACCGTGCTCGACTTCATCGACGCGATCACGCTCGGGACTGATAGCACCTTCTGCCCCGATGCGCCCTTGGTGCTTGATACCGGATTGCCGGATGCCGCGCACGAATGGAGCACAGGCAGCACCGAGTCATTCATCACCGTGTCGTCTGCCGGCCTTTATACCGTGGAGGTCACCAGCGATTGCATCGATGCCACGGCGAGCATACGTGTGGTGGAGGGCATCTGCGGCCCCATCATTCACGTGCCCAATACCGTGACGCCGAACAACGACGGCAAGAACGATGTGTTCGGCGCGTCGTATTACGGCCCGATGCGCGATTTCACGCTGGAGATCTTCGACCGCTGGGGCGAGCGCATCGCCAGCCTCGACCACCCGGACAAGACTTGGGATTGCACGGCAGGTGGAGCCCCCGTTCCCGATGGCGTTTACGTGTGGAAGATCCGCTACCGTGCGCGCGCCGAGGATGGCGCGAAGGCGGAAGAGCTGATCGGGCACGTGAATGTGCTGCGCTGA
- the trmD gene encoding tRNA (guanosine(37)-N1)-methyltransferase TrmD, whose protein sequence is MRIDILTALPDLLTSWLGESILDRARKKGVVDVQVHDLRAWTLDKHRRVDDYPFGGGAGMVMQVEPIDRAIAALKAEREYDEVIYMSPDGQLLDQPLANQLSTKGNLILLCGHYKGVDERVRQHLVTREVSIGDYVLTGGELAAAVLCDAVIRLLPGVIGDETSALSDSFQDGLVAPPAYTRPAEYKGWQVPDVLLSGHEARIDEWRHAQAVERTRQRRPGLLPPEGGDPVG, encoded by the coding sequence GTGCGCATCGACATCCTCACGGCATTGCCCGACCTGCTCACCAGCTGGTTAGGCGAGAGCATCCTTGACCGCGCCCGGAAGAAGGGGGTCGTTGACGTTCAGGTGCATGACCTACGCGCATGGACCCTGGACAAGCACCGCCGGGTGGATGACTATCCTTTCGGAGGCGGCGCCGGGATGGTGATGCAGGTGGAGCCCATCGACCGCGCTATTGCGGCCTTGAAGGCGGAGCGCGAATACGATGAAGTGATCTACATGAGCCCGGACGGCCAACTGCTCGACCAGCCCTTGGCGAACCAATTGAGCACCAAGGGCAACCTGATCCTGCTCTGCGGGCACTACAAGGGCGTCGATGAGCGGGTTCGGCAGCATCTGGTCACACGGGAGGTGAGCATTGGCGACTACGTGCTCACCGGCGGGGAATTGGCTGCGGCCGTGCTCTGCGATGCCGTGATCCGCTTGCTCCCCGGGGTGATCGGCGATGAGACCTCGGCACTGAGCGACAGCTTCCAGGATGGCTTGGTGGCTCCGCCCGCCTACACCCGTCCGGCGGAATACAAGGGATGGCAGGTACCCGATGTTCTCCTCAGCGGCCACGAAGCCCGAATTGATGAATGGCGGCACGCCCAAGCCGTGGAACGCACCCGGCAGCGCAGGCCGGGCCTGCTGCCGCCGGAAGGCGGAGACCCAGTGGGTTAA
- the rplS gene encoding 50S ribosomal protein L19 yields the protein MKQLEKEIAPLKEMPAFKAGDTLTIHYKIVEGNKERIQQFQGVVIQRKGSGSTATFTVRKISNNVGVERIFPVASPFIDKIDVNKRGDVRRARIFYLRDRRGKSARITEKRQALAEQKS from the coding sequence ATCAAGCAACTCGAGAAAGAGATCGCCCCACTGAAGGAAATGCCTGCATTCAAGGCCGGCGACACGCTCACCATCCACTACAAGATCGTGGAAGGCAACAAGGAGCGCATCCAGCAATTCCAAGGCGTGGTGATCCAGCGCAAGGGAAGCGGCAGCACCGCCACCTTCACCGTACGCAAGATCAGCAATAACGTGGGCGTGGAGCGCATCTTCCCGGTGGCTTCCCCCTTCATCGACAAGATCGACGTGAATAAGCGCGGCGATGTGCGGCGCGCGCGCATATTCTACCTGCGTGATCGTCGCGGCAAGAGCGCCCGCATCACCGAGAAGCGCCAGGCCCTCGCCGAGCAGAAGAGCTAG